Genomic DNA from Thermotoga petrophila RKU-1:
GAAAGAAAATTTCCAGCCTTCCTCAGAGAGAGTAGGCTTCTCTATGAGAAAGCAGACGTACAAGGAACGGTATGCCCCGTCTGAATATCAGCCTCGGTGACGTGTAAACGGCGTAGTAGGCCTTTATAAAGAGTCTCCTCAGCTCCTTTGGTGAAAAATTCGGATGCTTGAAAACCAGGTGCGTCCCGTCGAATTTTCTCCAGTCTTTTTCAAAGATCAGGTGTTTTAGTTTTTCGAAAAGGACGGTGCCGGGATACGGTGTAAGAATGGAAAACTGAACGATGGAGGCCTTCAATTTTTTGGCTAATTTCACTGTTTTCTCTATGGTTTTCCTCGTGTCTTTCAGCGCTCCAATCACAAAGCTCGCAAACACGTCTATCTTGTACTTCTTCAAAAGATTCATCACGTCGAAAGCTATATCTGATTTCAAATTCTTTCCGTATTCCTCGAGCACCTCATCGTTCGCACTCTCGAAACCTATGAAAAGCATTCTACAACCGGCCTTCGACATCGCTTCCACCATATCTTCTCGTCCCAGAAGTTCATCAGCCCTCGAAAACGCCCACCACTTGAAACGAAGGTCTTTCCTCATCATTTCCTCACACAGATTCACGACTCTTTTTGGATTTATCATGAAGTTGTCATCGAAGAAGATGACAGATCCGTATCCCAACTTTTTCAAGATTTTCAGCTCATCTATCACGTTTTCGATGCTTCTCCACCTGATTCTCCTTCCCATGAACTGAGAAGCACTGCAGAACTCGCAGTTGAAAGGACAGCCCCTTGAGGTGATCAGACTCGTCGCTCTCTCACCCGCGAATTTCGTTCTATAAAGATGGACTTTCTCTCTATCGGGGAACGGCAGATCGTCCAGATTCTCCAAAAATCGAGAAGGCAAAGCTATTACTTCTCCATCCTTCATGTAGGCAACACCGGGTATGAGAGGATATTTTTCACTGCTCGCTATGCTCTCTACAAGATCTGAAAAGGCTCTTTCTCCTTCTCCGAGCACGACGTAATCGCAGAGTCCCTTCTGAAGGATCTCATGGTAGCAGGCTGTCGTGTGGGGGCCTCCCATCACCACCGTTACGTTCTGCGCTTTAGCCTTCTCTGCGATCCTTTCCACAACGGGAAACCGCACAGTATCGGCAGATATCCCCACCACATCGTAATCTCTGAAATTGAACCTTTCCAGATCGAATTTCTCCACGTTCATGTCTATCAGAGCCACGCTGTGTCCTTTTCTCTTGAGGGAG
This window encodes:
- a CDS encoding B12-binding domain-containing radical SAM protein codes for the protein MRVLLINPYSGGYYYRLGAVYPPLGLMYISSSLKRKGHSVALIDMNVEKFDLERFNFRDYDVVGISADTVRFPVVERIAEKAKAQNVTVVMGGPHTTACYHEILQKGLCDYVVLGEGERAFSDLVESIASSEKYPLIPGVAYMKDGEVIALPSRFLENLDDLPFPDREKVHLYRTKFAGERATSLITSRGCPFNCEFCSASQFMGRRIRWRSIENVIDELKILKKLGYGSVIFFDDNFMINPKRVVNLCEEMMRKDLRFKWWAFSRADELLGREDMVEAMSKAGCRMLFIGFESANDEVLEEYGKNLKSDIAFDVMNLLKKYKIDVFASFVIGALKDTRKTIEKTVKLAKKLKASIVQFSILTPYPGTVLFEKLKHLIFEKDWRKFDGTHLVFKHPNFSPKELRRLFIKAYYAVYTSPRLIFRRGIPFLVRLLSHREAYSL